In Rhodohalobacter sp. SW132, the genomic stretch CACGTACTGTGGATGTCCACATCTCAAAATTACGTGCTAAAATCGAAGAATTTCCGGATGATCCGCGGCACCTCGTCACACTTCACGGCGTGGGGTATATGCTCAAGATCAATTGATTTTTATGATTTGATTTGTCCTACAAACTCAATGAATCCGTCCAGCTGATCTTCGAGAAGTCCCTGCAGAAAGTCAGATTCCAGCCCATCTTCCGTATCGAAGGTATCATTCACCCGGCTAATGAACATCCGTTCTGTATAGATGAGCGCTTTTCGATAGGCGAGTATTTGCTGCAGATGTTCCACTGGCCGTAGTGCACCAAAAGTACCGGCAGCCTCCCCGATAAAACTCACAGGCATTTTATACATCGCATCAGGAAACGGCAGGTAATCGATAAAAAATTTCAATACTCCCGGAAATCCGCCATTATATTCCGGAACAATGAACAGAATTCCATCTGTATCAAGAAACCGATCGTTAAACTTCTTAACGCTCTCAATTTCGTCCCCATACCTCCCTCCTACTATATCTTCAAATGGATAATCCTCAAGTGAAAAGACCTTGGTATCTGTTTTTTCTGACAAATAACCGTTTACATAATTCGTCACTTTTAAGGCATTTGAATCGGGTCTGTCTGTTGATGATAGCAAGTGAATTTTATTCATTGTTCGTTATCTCGGTCTCGTAGTTAATAATTCAAGTTCGCAGCTTTACATTCAGGAGAAGTAAAGTCGCACAAACTGAAGGTATTTCAACCATAAAACATTCCATGATAAAACAACCGTTACATAAAACTTCAAGATAAAAGCGCTTTTCTGAATAATAGATATTATTAAATGATTATAGGTCTTTAACCATATTTTATTTTGTAATTAATCGATTATGACATATTTTTTTAATCGATAGAACGATCTCGTGTTATGGTAGACATCGAGAAATAGCTCCAATAATCTCGCCTGAAACGGATACTTTCAGGCGAGAATTCTTTTTACTCCCTTCCGCTTTTTCTTATCTGCTCAAGGCGTTCCCACAGCCGCCTCTCCCTTCCTTCATCACCAGGCTCGTACCATGACTCATTTTGATTTTTATCCGGCAGATACTGTTGATCTACCCAGTTCCCGGGATATTGATGCGGATATTTATAGTCGTCTGATGAATTTTCTACTCCCAGATACGAAGCACTTAGTAAATTCGCAGTTTTATCTTTTAAATGAGGGGGTACATCTCCAATTCCGCTTTTCTTAATTTTTTGATGAACATTAAAAACCGCTTTTGTACTATTGCTTTTCGCGGATAAAGCCAGAAATATTGCGCAATGCGACAAGAAATAGAATCCTTCCGGCATTCCGGTTTTCAGAAACGATTCATGAGCTGCATTAACCACAGTGAGCGCATACGGATCAGCCATCCCCACATCTTCGGAGGCAAAAATCAAAAACCTTCGAAAGATAAAATTTGGATCTTCACCGGCTTCAAGCATCGCAGTCATCCAGTAGAGAGAGGCGTCCACGTCAGATCCCCTCAGAGACTTGATGAGTGCTGATGCGTAATGGTAGTGCTCATCTCCGGTGCGATCGTAGCGTACACTCCTTTTTTGGATTGATTCACGAGCAATTTCGTGACTGATCTCCACCACTCCATCCTCTCTTTTCGGAGTCGTAAGTGCGGCCATCTCAAGTGCATTCAATGCATTTCGAATATCCCCGCCGGCATACTCGGCAAAATATTCCCTCGCATCGTCGGTCAGTTCTATCTGCATATACCCCAGCCCTCGCTCTTCATCTTTCAATGCCCTGTCGATCATAACCAAAACGTCCTGTTTCAGCAGAGGCTTTAGCTCGAACAGCTGACAGCGCGACAAAAGCGGGTTTACCAGCGAGTAAAACGGATTTTCAGTGGTAGCTCCTACCAGCTTTATCACTCCCGACTCCAGGTGTGGAAGAAGTGCATCCTGCTGGGCTTTATTCCAGCGGTGGATCTCGTCTACAAAAAGTATAGTTTTTCTGCCACCGGCTTTTTTTCGCTGTTTGGCTTGTGCAACCACTTTTCGCAGATCTTTAATCCCATCAAGGACGGCATTAATGATATCAAAATGGGCATCAATTTCCCTGGAAATAACGTGGGCGAGCGTCGTTTTTCCTGAACTTGGAGGACCGTAAAATATCAGTGAACCAATCATTCCGCTTTCAATCATTCTGCGGATCATTTTTCCTTCACCAACCAGTTCGCTCTGCCCGACAAACTCATCAAGCGACTCCGGACGCATACGGGTTGCAAGCGGTTGATCCTGCCCTTTAATACTTCCCGCCTGATCATCTTTGTCATCGTTAAAAAGATCCATCATTAATCAGTTATACATTTTCGTTGTATTGATATCCATAGCTAAACATTAACCCTTAGGATGAGAAAGACATAATGTAACGTGCTATATTTTTTATGATATATTGTGTTGGGTTTATCACCATTTAATTAAATTTTTTTAATTATGATTAATATACCCTGAGATAAAATTCTTTTTATGAAAATATTTTGCATGTTAATGCTCAAGATATTTCATTGATCAAACTACGTTTTTAATCAAAGCTTTAGGTAAATAAAATGAAAATAAGATTTGTTGACAGATCTGATATAAAAATATCAAGAAAAAGTAAGTCGAAATACCGTCCGCTAAAGGATGCTATAGCCGACCTGAAACCTGGTGGCGATGCCATCCAGGTGAAATTTGCTGATGAGAAGGAGTTGATTTCACTCCGTAACGTGATCTATACTTATAATAGAGAGACAGACAGTAATGTGAGAAGCAGTGCTGATATGTCGAAAAATATTATCTACTTCTATGTAGAGAAATAAAGTATCGTAAAATATTTTATTCTTTGTATTACACGCGAGAGATATTAAGGTCCGGTTAACAACCTGATTTCGTGTAAAAGTCACATGGCACTTAAACTAAAAAGGGCTGCACGGATTTTAAACCGGCAGCCCTTTTTTTATCTCTTTATCTAACCTGAGATCTACTCTTTATCGTCGTCTTTTTTTCCTGCAAGCTTCTCTGCCAGCCCGGAAACTTCACCAAGAGTTGGAGTACCGGTTTCGACTTTATCGTCAGCCGGTTTACTCTTCTTAGGTTTGGACGCTTGTTTTTTCGATTCGTTTTCAAGCTGTGTTAGCTCAATACTTTTGCTTGACTCATCAAACTCAACAACGAATGCTTCAACGGAGTCGCCTTCGCTGAATGCTTCTTCGAGATCTTCAACATCGCCTTCCATTTTCTTAACCGGAAGGAATGCCTCAGCACCAAGCGGAAGTTCTACGAATACACCTTTATCGGTGATTTTTGAAACTTTGCCTTCAACTTTAGATCCAAGACCGTACTCCTCAGCATATTTTTCCCAAGGGTTATCTTCAACCTGCTTGTGGCCGAGTGTAATGCGGCGGTTGTCAAAGTCAACAGCAAGAATAACTACTTCCAGCTCTTCTCCTTTGTCTACAGCCTGGTTCGGATGTTCGATGTTCTCAGTCCAGCTAAGGTCCGATACGTGAACAAGGCCGTCGATTCCGGGCTCAAGTTCAACAAATACACCAAAGTTTGTGAGGTTACGCACTTCGCCGGTATGCTTTGAACCAACAGGATATCTTTCGAGAAGATCTTCCCACGGATCCTGTTCCAATTGCTTCACACCGAGAGAAATCTTCTTCTCTTCTTCGTTGATATTCAGAACCACACATTCGATGATATCGTCTTTCTGAACCAGTTGTGACGGATGCTTGATGTGCTGTGTCCACGACATTTCACTAATGTGGATCAGCCCTTCAACACCTTTCTCAAGTTCAATAAAGGCACCGTAGTCTGCAATAGAAACCACGCGGCCCTGAACTCGGAGATTGTCAGGATATTTAATGTCGATATCGTTCCATGGGTGCGGCTGAAGCTGCTTCAGTCCAAGAGATACCCGTTTGGAATCTTCATCAAAATCGATAACTGCAACGTTCATCTTCTGGTCGAGACTTACAATCTCTTCCGGATGATCTACGCGGCCCCATGAGAGGTCGGTAATGTGCAGAAGTCCGTCAACACCACCAAGGTCAATAAATACCCCGAAGTCGGTGATATTTTTAACAATACCTTCAAGTACCTGTCCGGCTTCGATGGTTTCGAGAATTTCTTCACGCTGCTCTTCGAGGTCAGACTCGATGAGAGCTCTGTGCGAGATCACAACATTTTCAGCCTGCATGTTGAGTTTTACAACCTGGAATTCCATGGTTCGGTCAACATAGGCATCAAAGTCACGAACCGGACGCACATCAATTTGTGAGCCGGGAAGGAATGCATCAATTCCAAACACATCCACAACCATACCACCTTTAATACGTCGTTTAATATGACCTTCGATAACTTCGCCTGTCTCGTATGCTTCTTCGAGGTTTTCCCAGGCCTGCAGAATATCTGCTTTTCGGCGGGAAAGAATAAGCTGGCCTTCACGATCTTCAACCCTGTCTAAAAATACTTCAACTTCGTCACCCGGCTGAAGGTTTTCAAGAACTTTGTTGCTAAATTCGTTTACCGGAACAATACCTTCCGATTTAAAACCGATATCAACAATTACATATTTTTCGTCAACAGAGACGACTATACCGGTTACAATTTCCTTCTCTTCAATTTCGCTGAGTGTATTTTCATACATTCCGGCGAGTTCATGAAATTCCTCATCAGAATAATCTTCTGAAGCGGCCTCAAGCTGATCAAACGTAAATGTTTCGCCTTCCACATCTCCTGAATAATCTGGAAGCACTGCAGTTTCGGTTTCAACAGCAGATTCTGATTTTTTTTCTGCTGATTCTGAGCTCTCTGTCGTTTCAGTTGCTTCAGCGACGTCTACAGTTTCCTGGTTCTCGTCGGGTGAAGTTTCTTCAACTTCTTTTTCTGTTATGTTTTTTTGTTCTTCTGACATTCAATATCCTGTTAATGTTTAACCGCATTTCGACTTTCGAAATGGGATTAGAGTTAATGGTTTAATTTTAGATTTTCGTGTATGATGGCTGCCATCAGGTCAACCTGTTCCTCAAACGTTTTCCCGGTGGTATTAATCACAATCGCATCATCTGCTTTTTTAAGCGGATCTGCTTTTCTGCTGCGATCTTTTTGATCTCTGCTCTTCAGGTTATTTACAACATCTTCAAATGAAATATTGTCCTGTTTCGAGCTGAGTTCTTTATATCTGCGTCTTGCGCGTTCTTCAATGGATGCATCCATATAAAATTTCAGGTCTGCATCGGGAAAAACAGCGGTACCAAGATCTCTGCCGTCTGCAATAAATTCGCCATTCGACACAAGATCTCTCATTATGGAATTCACAAACTGCCTCACTTCCGGCAAAGAAGCGATATTGCTTACGTTGTCCGCCACTTCAGATTTCCTGATCTCATTTGAAATATCGGTTTCATTGAGCATGACAAGAAATGATCCGTCGCTGACATCAGCTTTTAAATCCACTCCGGGCAACATTTTAAAGAACGATTCGGTTGACGGCTTTCCCTCGGAGATCCAAAAATAGGTTACAGCGCGATAAAGGGCGCCGGAATCTAAAAAATGAAGATTCAGACGATTCGATAACGCTTTAGCTGTGGAACTTTTCCCAGACCCCGCAGGACCATCAATAACTATAATCATTATAGACCTGTTAAATTAAATTTTTTACTTCAAAGATTCAATCCTTTCTTGTACCTTAATTTTAGAAGCCTTAATTTCTAAAGCTTCAAAGATAATGAGTATTTAACCGTAATATATATTTAATTATGCCACAGCATAAATCAGCAATCAAACGTGTGCGTCAGGATAAAAAACGCGCTCAGCATAACAAAGGGCGTCGAACTGTTCTCCGAAAACAGATCAAACAGGTAATGGATGCCGGTGACAAAGAAAAGGCACAGGAAGAACTAAAGAAAGCTGTTAGCCTGATTGACAGACTCAGCACGAAAGGTATTCTTCACAAAAATACTGCTGCCAGAAAAAAATCAAAGCTTACCACCTACGTAAATAACCTTTGATCCATTGACAAATCCAGACAAGAAAGCTCTTCTGATTATTCTTGACGGATTTGGGATTTCAGACGACCCGGCCGTCAGCGCTGTAGACAAGGCCAATAAACCCTTTTACGATTCACTTCTGCAACAATATCCCAATGCAAGGCTATCAGCAAGCGGTGAAGATGTAGGGCTTCCTGAAGGTCAGTTTGGCAATTCGGAAGTTGGTCACCTCAATATTGGTGCCGGAAGAATCGTATGGCAGGAACTTACAAGGGTTAATAAATCGATCCGGGAGAGAGACTTCTTTTCGAACCCTGTGTTAACAGATGCTTTTGAAAAAGCAAAAAAAAGAGGCAGAATCCATTTTTTAGGACTGCTCTCTGATGGCGGAGTTCACAGCCATAATCAGCACCTCTATGCGCTGCTTGAGATGGCGGCCCAAACGGGTGTAGAGAATGCATTTGTTCACGCGTTCACAGATGGGCGGGATACCTCCCCCCACGGCGGAAAAGAGTATTGCCGCGAGCTGCAGGATAAGATGAACGAGATTGGAAAAGGCCAGATTGCATCCGTTATTGGCCGTTATTTTGCCATGGATCGTGATAATCGCTGGGAGCGGACCAACAAAGCTGTAAGTCTTCTTACTAAAAATGAAGGTGTGAATACACCGTCTTATAAGGAAGTATTTGAGTCGAGTTATGCCGGGGGCACAACCGATGAATTCATTGAACCCTGCACAATTGCTTCCGCACCTAACAGCAGAATCCAGGACGATGATGTTGTTGTATTTTTTAACATCCGCGGTGATCGTGCACGACAAATTACAAAAGCTCTTCTGAACCTGGATAACGTACCTGTTCAGTCCGGCCTGAAAAACCTGCACTACGTTACATTTACGGCATACGATGAAACTTTTAACGATCATGTACATGTAGCCTTTCCGCCCACCCGCCTGCCCAATACGATCGGGGAGTACATTGGTTCTACAGGAGCAGCCCAGTTGCGAATCGCAGAGACGGAAAAATATCCGCATGTAACCTATTTTTTCAACGGCGGTGAAGAGACTCCGAATAAAAACGAGGAGAGAATTCTTGTTCCAAGCCCTAAAGTGGCAACTTACGATCTTAAACCGGAAATGAGCGCTGAAGAGGTCGCAGATAAACTTTCTGTGGCGTTAGAGAAATCCATTTATCAGCTTGCAGTTGTTAATTTTGCAAACCCTGATATGGTTGGCCATACCGGTGATATGGATGCCACAATACAGGCAATTGAATTTGTAGATCGCCAGCTAAAAAAAGTGGTTGAAACCGCTCAGAAAAATAATTACAACATTGTAATTATCGCAGATCATGGTAATGCAGACCGCATGAAACAACCTGACGGATCTGCTCATACTGCACACACAACAGCTGAAGTTCCCGTAATTCTCATAAGTGATCTGGCCATAAAAAAGCTGAATAATGGAATTTTAGCTGATGTTGCCCCGACTTTGCTGAAACTTATGGATCTCAACGCTCCCGAAGAGATGACCGGCAGCCCTCTTTTTTAGGCAAATTTCTGCGTATATTACAACTTACTATCAGAACCCGGCGGGTTTGCTTTTGCGCGCATGCTGTACTACTTTCGATAAGCATGAACTAATGAAAAGCTTCACTCGTTACGCTACATAGAAAAACTAATACGTAATACGTAAAATCAGCAGGTCCCGATATGGAGGGTAATTTTTCAAGTAAAGTTCGAGATGTAATTCAGTTTAGTCGTGAAGAAGCGCTAAGGCTGGGACACGATTATATTGGCACAGAGCATCTGATTTTGGGCATCGTCAGACTTGGCGACGGTGTGGCGATTCGGATACTCAAAAATCTCGATTGCGACCTATTCAAACTAAAGAAAACAATTGAAGATACGGTTCGCGGCACCGGCGGTACGGTTACCGTTGGAAATATTCCGCTGACCAAGCAAGCAGAAAAAGTTCTGCGTATCACGTATCTCGAAGCGAAATTGTACAAAAGTGATACAATAGGAACAGAGCACCTCCTGTTATCACTTCTGCGTGACGAGGAGAACATTGCCGCACAAATTTTACAGCAGTTCAGTGTATCCTATGACGCAGTTCGTGAGGAATTGGATATGATTATTTCGGGTAATGCCCGCGATACAGATCAGGGCGGTGCACGATCAACAAGCGCGAGCGTACCTTCATCCTCTAAAGGTTCACAATCATCCGGAAGTTCACGGGAAAAGAAAATGGAAAAATCGAAAACACCTGTACTTGACAATTTCGGCAGGGATTTAACACAACTTGCCGAAGACGGTAAACTCGATCCAATTATTGGTCGGGAAAAAGAAATTGAACGTGTAGCCCAGGTTCTCAGCCGGCGTAAAAAGAATAATCCGGTTTTAATCGGAGAGCCCGGCGTTGGTAAAACAGCAATAGCCGAGGGTCTTGCCTCAAGAATTATTGAGAGAAAAGTATCCAGGGTTCTCTATAATAAACGTGTAATTGCGCTCGACCTCGCCTCACTTGTTGCCGGAACCAAATACCGCGGACAGTTTGAAGAGCGAATGAAAGCTGTGATGACTGAGCTCGAAAAAACAGAAAACGTCATTCTCTTTATCGACGAGCTGCACACTATCGTAGGAGCCGGGGGAGCAAGCGGTTCTCTGGATGCATCCAACATGCTCAAACCGGCACTTGCCCGAGGGGAAGTTCAGGCAATCGGTGCAACAACACTGAATGAATATCGCCAGTTTATTGAAAAAGATGGTGCGTTGGAAAGACGCTTCCAGAAGATTATGGTGGATCCGACCAGTGTGGAAGAAACCCTGGAGATACTTAACCAGATTAAAGGCAAGTATGAGAAACACCACAGTGTAAAATATACTGAAGATGCGCTCGACGCATGCGTGAAACTTACCGACCGATATGTAACCGACCACTTTTTGCCGGATAAAGCTATTGACGCACTGGATGAGGTTGGCGCACGAGTCCACCTCTCAAATATCACGGTGCCGCAGCATATTCTTGATCTTGAAGAAGAGATTGAGACCACCAGCCGCGAGAAAAATGCGATGGTTAAAAAACAGCGATTTGAAGAAGCGGCCCGCCTCAGAGACTCAGAAAAGAGGCTGATCGAAGAACTGGATGAAGCCCAGAAAAAATGGGAGAAGGAATCAGAACACATCCTTTACGATGTTGAAGAAGATGATGTTGCCTCTGTTGTCGCTATGATGAGTGGTGTACCGGTCAACAAGATCAGCCAGAGAGAGGGCCAAAAACTCATGAAGATGAAAGAGGCTCTTGCAAGCAAAGTTGTTGGGCAGGATGAGGCGATCACAAAGCTTACCAAAGCGATTAAACGTACCCGTGCCGGCCTGAAAGATCCGGCGAGACCCATCGGTTCATTTATATTCCTTGGACCTACAGGTGTCGGTAAAACAGAAATGGCCAAGGTTCTGGCAAAATATCTGTTTGATAAGGAAGAAGCGCTAATCCGGATTGATATGAGTGAATACATGGAGAAATTCAGTGTATCACGGCTGGTAGGTGCACCTCCGGGTTATGTAGGATATGAGGAAGGTGGAATTCTTACTGAAAAAGTAAGACGCAAACCGTACAGTGTTGTTCTTCTGGATGAGATTGAGAAAGCTCACCCGGATGTGTTTAATATTTTGCTCCAGGTTCTGGATGATGGAATCTTAACCGACAGCCTCGGCCGAAAAGTTGATTTCCGAAACACCATTATTATCATGACATCCAATATTGGTGCGCGTGATATTCGCAATATGGGTAAAGGAATTGGGTTTTCTGCATCAGATGACGCGTTCGATTACGCAAAGATGAAATCCACCATTCAGGATGCACTCAAGAAAGTGTTTAATCCCGAATTTCTGAATCGGATTGATGACGTTCTCACGTTCAAGCCACTCGAGAAAGAAGATATCTTTAAGATAATCGACATTCTGGCTGAAGATCTCTTCAACCGGGTTGAGAATCTCGGTTTTGTTCTTGAAATCACTAAAGGAGCCAAAGATTTCATTACCGAACAGGGCTTCGATCAAAAATACGGAGCAAGGCCTTTGAAACGGGCAATCCAGAAATACATTGAAGATCCACTCGCTGAGGAGATCCTTGGTGTTGAACATGCTGAGGGATCAGTCATCAAAATTAAGATGAATAAATCCCGAGACGGACTTGAGTTCGATTGGACTGAAGCCGAAAAAGATGAAAAGAAAAAGAGCAATAGCTCTGGGTCCTCTGCTGATTCAGATTCAGCATCCGAATCCGAGGAGGAAGAAGCGAAAGCGAGGTAAACTCGAATAGCAAGAGTCTTGAAAGGCGGTGCAGTTCTAACTGCATCGCCTTTTTTTATTTAAAAAAACCCTGAGTTCGGACTGAAGAATTGAATAAAATTAGTCGAATGAACTCAAGTTAAAATTGTACCGAAATATCAATCGGCCGGTTTATTCCACTGATGCTGTATGAATTTCGGTCCTCTTTCTGGATATCAATTTTTTCGCGATTCAATATCGAAACGGAACCGCTGAGCTGTTCCCTTACAAGCTGGCGGCCTGCCAGATCAATTGCAGTAATTTCGATATTCCCAATTCTGTTATTCTGTAACTGACCACCAAGAGAAATAATCACATCTTCCGCCGGATCGTAGCTTGCATGAATCACCGTTGATCGTGATGTTGAGCTGCCGAGCCGTTCCCAGTCATGCGTTCGGTATACCTGCACCCGGTTGGCTGAATAAAGCGTCAGGTATCGGCCATCATCGGTAATATCGAAACCGGACAGTTCCATCTCTGTATCACGCTGAATCAAATTATTTCCATATCTGTCAAAAAGATGGAGTCTTGTATTTCCATTACCGGATGATGTTGTTATTGCAATAAAGCTCCCGCCCTTATTAATCTTTACATTCTCAATCACCCGTTCCCTGGAACTAAATAGTTCGATCGAATCTCTTTCTCCTAAAACTACAGACGCCCTGGAGCCTCTGCTTCCATTATATTGAACTACAGGATTGTATGTTACAATTAAGTCGCCTGACTCTGAATAGGCAACACCTGAGGGCTGCTCCCCTCCGGCTGCTTGTGTGGTATTGGAAAATGAGAAGCCTCTGTTACCGGCAGCATCAAAAAAAGTGAAATTTGCTACGTTATCCCGCAAGATAGACGTCCCGTCATTCAGTGCATACGTTTCTATCGTCTCATCTGATGGATCAAAAAAATCAAGCGACGACTCTGATAACTTCACTCCATTTGCCTGGTACACAGAATTCACAAGCTCTGTATTAAAACTGACTGCTGATATTCTGTTTTTATTTCCTGAGAGATTAAAAGCAATTGGAGTTGTTAATTCTACCCTGTTCCCGTCCACTCCGAATGAATAGATACCCTGCGAAACGGATAACACACCCTGCGTAAGCGGAAATTCAGATATTGAGTGATTCTGATGATCGGCAGCAAACCCGAGTTGAAGGCTTTGAGACTGTGCGGAAAGTGAAATAGCAAAAAAAAGGAAAGCAGAAAAAAGCAGCTTCATTTGTATGATTAAATTGTGTTATTATTTTTGTCACCCTTAAGGAATAAAAAAGCCCATTAAATTCGTCTATGAGATTTTCTGTGATCGTACCTGTCTACAACCGCCCCCGGGAGGTTAGAGAACTTCTGCAAAGTTTAACAGAACAGAGCTTCAAAAGTTTCGAGATAATTATTGTAGAAGATGGTTCAGACATAACATGCCGCGAAATTACGGAAAATTTTAGTGAATCTTTGAATATTCGCTACTACTACAAAGAAAACAGCGGGCAAGGTTTTTCACGAAATTTCGGTTTCCAAAAAGCTGCCGGAGAATATTTCGTAGTATTTGATTCTGACTGCCTGATTCCTTCACACTACTTCGAGACGGTAAACCAAGTCATCAATGAAAAAAATATTGATTGCTGGGGGGGACCGGATCGTGCTCATGATTCATTCACTCCTGTGCAAAAAGCAATTAACTATTCGATGACGTCAATATTCACTACCGGCGGCATCCGCGGTAAAAGTGAAAAATTTGAACAATTTTATCCCAGAAGTTTCAATATGGGTATATCGAGGGAAGTTTTCGAAGCGACTGGCGGATATAAAATCACACGAATGGGTGAAGATCTGGAATTAAGCATACGGATTTCAAAGGCAG encodes the following:
- a CDS encoding NADPH-dependent FMN reductase, encoding MNKIHLLSSTDRPDSNALKVTNYVNGYLSEKTDTKVFSLEDYPFEDIVGGRYGDEIESVKKFNDRFLDTDGILFIVPEYNGGFPGVLKFFIDYLPFPDAMYKMPVSFIGEAAGTFGALRPVEHLQQILAYRKALIYTERMFISRVNDTFDTEDGLESDFLQGLLEDQLDGFIEFVGQIKS
- a CDS encoding replication-associated recombination protein A — encoded protein: MMDLFNDDKDDQAGSIKGQDQPLATRMRPESLDEFVGQSELVGEGKMIRRMIESGMIGSLIFYGPPSSGKTTLAHVISREIDAHFDIINAVLDGIKDLRKVVAQAKQRKKAGGRKTILFVDEIHRWNKAQQDALLPHLESGVIKLVGATTENPFYSLVNPLLSRCQLFELKPLLKQDVLVMIDRALKDEERGLGYMQIELTDDAREYFAEYAGGDIRNALNALEMAALTTPKREDGVVEISHEIARESIQKRSVRYDRTGDEHYHYASALIKSLRGSDVDASLYWMTAMLEAGEDPNFIFRRFLIFASEDVGMADPYALTVVNAAHESFLKTGMPEGFYFLSHCAIFLALSAKSNSTKAVFNVHQKIKKSGIGDVPPHLKDKTANLLSASYLGVENSSDDYKYPHQYPGNWVDQQYLPDKNQNESWYEPGDEGRERRLWERLEQIRKSGRE
- the rpsA gene encoding 30S ribosomal protein S1; the encoded protein is MSEEQKNITEKEVEETSPDENQETVDVAEATETTESSESAEKKSESAVETETAVLPDYSGDVEGETFTFDQLEAASEDYSDEEFHELAGMYENTLSEIEEKEIVTGIVVSVDEKYVIVDIGFKSEGIVPVNEFSNKVLENLQPGDEVEVFLDRVEDREGQLILSRRKADILQAWENLEEAYETGEVIEGHIKRRIKGGMVVDVFGIDAFLPGSQIDVRPVRDFDAYVDRTMEFQVVKLNMQAENVVISHRALIESDLEEQREEILETIEAGQVLEGIVKNITDFGVFIDLGGVDGLLHITDLSWGRVDHPEEIVSLDQKMNVAVIDFDEDSKRVSLGLKQLQPHPWNDIDIKYPDNLRVQGRVVSIADYGAFIELEKGVEGLIHISEMSWTQHIKHPSQLVQKDDIIECVVLNINEEEKKISLGVKQLEQDPWEDLLERYPVGSKHTGEVRNLTNFGVFVELEPGIDGLVHVSDLSWTENIEHPNQAVDKGEELEVVILAVDFDNRRITLGHKQVEDNPWEKYAEEYGLGSKVEGKVSKITDKGVFVELPLGAEAFLPVKKMEGDVEDLEEAFSEGDSVEAFVVEFDESSKSIELTQLENESKKQASKPKKSKPADDKVETGTPTLGEVSGLAEKLAGKKDDDKE
- the cmk gene encoding (d)CMP kinase, which gives rise to MIIVIDGPAGSGKSSTAKALSNRLNLHFLDSGALYRAVTYFWISEGKPSTESFFKMLPGVDLKADVSDGSFLVMLNETDISNEIRKSEVADNVSNIASLPEVRQFVNSIMRDLVSNGEFIADGRDLGTAVFPDADLKFYMDASIEERARRRYKELSSKQDNISFEDVVNNLKSRDQKDRSRKADPLKKADDAIVINTTGKTFEEQVDLMAAIIHENLKLNH
- the rpsT gene encoding 30S ribosomal protein S20, with the translated sequence MPQHKSAIKRVRQDKKRAQHNKGRRTVLRKQIKQVMDAGDKEKAQEELKKAVSLIDRLSTKGILHKNTAARKKSKLTTYVNNL
- the gpmI gene encoding 2,3-bisphosphoglycerate-independent phosphoglycerate mutase, whose translation is MTNPDKKALLIILDGFGISDDPAVSAVDKANKPFYDSLLQQYPNARLSASGEDVGLPEGQFGNSEVGHLNIGAGRIVWQELTRVNKSIRERDFFSNPVLTDAFEKAKKRGRIHFLGLLSDGGVHSHNQHLYALLEMAAQTGVENAFVHAFTDGRDTSPHGGKEYCRELQDKMNEIGKGQIASVIGRYFAMDRDNRWERTNKAVSLLTKNEGVNTPSYKEVFESSYAGGTTDEFIEPCTIASAPNSRIQDDDVVVFFNIRGDRARQITKALLNLDNVPVQSGLKNLHYVTFTAYDETFNDHVHVAFPPTRLPNTIGEYIGSTGAAQLRIAETEKYPHVTYFFNGGEETPNKNEERILVPSPKVATYDLKPEMSAEEVADKLSVALEKSIYQLAVVNFANPDMVGHTGDMDATIQAIEFVDRQLKKVVETAQKNNYNIVIIADHGNADRMKQPDGSAHTAHTTAEVPVILISDLAIKKLNNGILADVAPTLLKLMDLNAPEEMTGSPLF
- a CDS encoding ATP-dependent Clp protease ATP-binding subunit, with amino-acid sequence MEGNFSSKVRDVIQFSREEALRLGHDYIGTEHLILGIVRLGDGVAIRILKNLDCDLFKLKKTIEDTVRGTGGTVTVGNIPLTKQAEKVLRITYLEAKLYKSDTIGTEHLLLSLLRDEENIAAQILQQFSVSYDAVREELDMIISGNARDTDQGGARSTSASVPSSSKGSQSSGSSREKKMEKSKTPVLDNFGRDLTQLAEDGKLDPIIGREKEIERVAQVLSRRKKNNPVLIGEPGVGKTAIAEGLASRIIERKVSRVLYNKRVIALDLASLVAGTKYRGQFEERMKAVMTELEKTENVILFIDELHTIVGAGGASGSLDASNMLKPALARGEVQAIGATTLNEYRQFIEKDGALERRFQKIMVDPTSVEETLEILNQIKGKYEKHHSVKYTEDALDACVKLTDRYVTDHFLPDKAIDALDEVGARVHLSNITVPQHILDLEEEIETTSREKNAMVKKQRFEEAARLRDSEKRLIEELDEAQKKWEKESEHILYDVEEDDVASVVAMMSGVPVNKISQREGQKLMKMKEALASKVVGQDEAITKLTKAIKRTRAGLKDPARPIGSFIFLGPTGVGKTEMAKVLAKYLFDKEEALIRIDMSEYMEKFSVSRLVGAPPGYVGYEEGGILTEKVRRKPYSVVLLDEIEKAHPDVFNILLQVLDDGILTDSLGRKVDFRNTIIIMTSNIGARDIRNMGKGIGFSASDDAFDYAKMKSTIQDALKKVFNPEFLNRIDDVLTFKPLEKEDIFKIIDILAEDLFNRVENLGFVLEITKGAKDFITEQGFDQKYGARPLKRAIQKYIEDPLAEEILGVEHAEGSVIKIKMNKSRDGLEFDWTEAEKDEKKKSNSSGSSADSDSASESEEEEAKAR
- a CDS encoding glycosyltransferase family 2 protein; this translates as MRFSVIVPVYNRPREVRELLQSLTEQSFKSFEIIIVEDGSDITCREITENFSESLNIRYYYKENSGQGFSRNFGFQKAAGEYFVVFDSDCLIPSHYFETVNQVINEKNIDCWGGPDRAHDSFTPVQKAINYSMTSIFTTGGIRGKSEKFEQFYPRSFNMGISREVFEATGGYKITRMGEDLELSIRISKAGFRTVLIKDAYVYHKRRSTFIQFFKQLHFFGRARVNIGRFHPEQIKLMHTFPLLFTVGFIVALTSVLLSIPVFKYLIIGYLLYALLLAADSYIEEKNPVISLYSVIAGFIQLTGYGFGFAGELFKSRK